In Mytilus galloprovincialis chromosome 1, xbMytGall1.hap1.1, whole genome shotgun sequence, the following are encoded in one genomic region:
- the LOC143045627 gene encoding uncharacterized protein LOC143045627 — MSNLTYINNVIRNISDTYINNVTRNISDTYINNMTRNINETKASILQNLNDNEAAVLLPVIVYVFILMSAGIIGNLIVLYVYKFRFRRSSSRAFILCLAILDLITCLFGMPFHVIDMNFPYLFVWDVPCKVLYFLLSSTIHASTFILVLISIERYRKICLPFEKQISDIGTKAICTGCIIGAFVLSTPILFVYGVASFDTGVSNITGYECYISNDFSDSIFPLIYDVVTIVLFVGSTSTLTVLYTRIGIKVWRKGTFQGNKAQSKNGRQASENSKQSQCEKVIETSFTNKTKQPTKLQVNDSNTFDEYSNILINSPKLRKDLGKKTETRMDIRRSSLRLKWPESKRSSFRKSFRASFFSGKSISEESSSESFTSTLERKSKFVREGIRMTNKFSKKQRRSLRITGMLSLITVVFVISFLPYLVISILNGLNEKFWENMTNNKLLICNFLLRTYFINNMANPIIYGFLDEKFRSEVRKIFKCC; from the coding sequence ATGTCTAATTTAACATACATCAACAATGTGATAAGAAATATCAGTGACACATATATCAACAATGTGACAAGAAATATCAGTGACACATATATCAACAATATGACAAGAAATATCAATGAGACCAAGGCATCGATCTTACAAAATTTGAACGACAACGAGGCTGCGGTTCTTCTGCCTGTTATTGTGTATGTTTTCATCCTTATGTCAGCAGGAATCATTGGGAATCTTATAGTTCTATATGTTTACAAATTTAGATTTCGAAGATCAAGTTCTCGAGCTTTTATATTGTGTCTCGCCATATTAGATTTGATCACATGCTTGTTTGGAATGCCTTTCCATGTGATCGATATGAACTTTCCGTACTTGTTTGTTTGGGACGTACCTTGTAAAGTTCTCTACTTTCTTCTATCGTCAACAATACATGCGTCTACATTTATATTGGTTCTAATATCAATAGAAAGGTACAGAAAGATATGTCTtccttttgaaaaacaaatttctgACATTGGAACAAAAGCAATATGCACTGGGTGTATTATAGGTGCGTTCGTACTGTCTACGCCGATACTATTCGTTTACGGTGTTGCTTCATTCGATACTGGTGTATCTAATATAACCGGTTATGAATGTTACATATCGAATGATTTCAGTGATAGCATATTTCCTTTAATATATGATGTGGTgactattgttttatttgttggtTCAACAAGTACACTGACTGTTTTGTACACTCGCATTGGTATAAAAGTATGGCGAAAAGGGACATTTCAAGGAAACAAAGCTCAATCTAAAAACGGAAGACAAGCCTCTGAAAATTCAAAGCAATCACAATGTGAAAAAGTGATCGAAACATCATttactaataaaacaaaacagCCAACTAAGCTTCAGGTGAATGATAGTAATACCTTTGATGAATAttctaatattttaataaattctcCCAAGCTTCGGAAAGATCTGGGCAAGAAAACTGAAACGCGGATGGATATAAGACGATCAAGTTTAAGGCTAAAATGGCCTGAAAGCAAACGGTCAAGTTTTAGAAAGAGTTTTCGGGCAAGCTTTTTCTCAGGAAAATCAATTTCGGAAGAAAGCAGTTCAGAATCGTTCACTTCAACTCTTGAGCGAAAATCAAAATTTGTACGCGAAGGAATACGAATGAcaaacaaattttcaaagaagCAGAGACGTTCTTTGCGCATAACCGGGATGCTGTCTCTTATTACTGTAGTCTTCGTAATCAGTTTTTTGCCATATTTAGTAATATCAATTTTGAATGGTCTCAATGAAAAATTTTGGGAGAACATGACAAATAATAAACTTCTAATTTGCAACTTCCTTTTAAGGACATATTTCATAAACAATATGGCCAACCCTATAATATATGGATTTCTTGATGAAAAATTCAGATCTGAAGTACGAAAGATATTCAAGTGCTGTTAA